One genomic segment of Chelonia mydas isolate rCheMyd1 chromosome 1, rCheMyd1.pri.v2, whole genome shotgun sequence includes these proteins:
- the MGST1 gene encoding microsomal glutathione S-transferase 1: MAELSQLIDSEVFLAYATYTTIVLLKMMLMSLVTAYFRMTRKAFSNPEDTATFGKGENAKKFLRTDPDVERVRRGHLNDLENIVPFIGIGLLYALSGPALSTALLHFRIFVGARIFHTIAYLTPLPQPSRGLSWAAGYAVTISMAYRLLTTGLYL; encoded by the exons atggctgaactttCCCAGCTAATTGACAGTGAGGTGTTCCTGGCTTATGCTACCTATACAAccattgtccttttaaaaatgatgcTAATGAGTCTTGTAACAGCATACTTCAGAATGacaagaaag GCCTTTAGTAACCCAGAAGATACAGCAACGTTTGGCAAAGGTGAGAATGCTAAGAAGTTCCTGCGGACTGACCCAGACGTTGAACGTGTGCGCAG AGGCCACCTGAACGACCTTGAAAACATTGTCCCATTTATTGGCATTGGTCTGCTCTATGCCCTGAGTGGCCCTGCTCTGTCCACAGctttgctgcacttcaggatcttCGTTGGGGCTAGAATCTTTCACACTATCGCGTATTTgacacctctcccccagccttccaGAGGCTTGTCTTGGGCAGCTGGGTATGCAGTTACTATCTCAATGGCATACAGGCTGCTGACAACTGGATTGTACCTGTAA